The nucleotide sequence TCCCGTTTTTTAAATAAATTTCCAAAGCCCCCTGCGAAAGCGGCGATGTATTAAAATCTGCACTGAATTTATTGAGCACAAAAGAAGAAATCATTTTTTTAGGAAGAACCACTGTTGCGATTCGCAGTCCCGGCAAAAATACTTTGGAAAAGCTCTTAACATAAATGACTCTTTCATTAGGTTCATATGCAAACAAAGGATCGGACTTTAAATCTGTATCAAGTTCTGCCAAGAAATCATCTTCTACGATATATACATCGTATTTTTCTGCTAGAGCAACGATTTTTTTCTTTTCCGCATTAGTGTAGTGATGTCCTAATGGATTGTGGCATCTTGGAATGATGTAAAAGAATTTAATGTTAGCGGTGTGAAATAACTTCTCCAGTTTTTCAAAATCGATACCTTCCATCGTCACTTCTATTCCGAAAGTTGTAATCCCGTTTACCTGTAAAGCATCAATCATCCCAAAATATGTAGGCTGCTCAATTAATACATTCTTTTTCCCGTTTGGAAACGGAATGGCTGAAAGAATATGGAGAGCCTGCTGTGAACCGGATGTAATGACCAGTCGATCGGGTTTCGTAAATACTTGTAAATGTTGCAAATACTTCGCAAGCTCCTTACGTAAAGAAAAAAGACCCTGTTGATCACTATAAGTAAATAATTGTTCTTTATAATGATCGATTGCCTGGTTAATGCAATGTTGGAAATCTTCATACGGCATAATCCTTTTATCCGGACCAGCAGATAAGAAATCAATCTCAATTTCCTGATGGACCGATGTTTGATGATCATCCACTACATAATAGCCACTTTTAGGTTTTGCATAAATAAATGTCATGTATAAGCCAAGTTCTCTTTTCCGTTTTTTGATCAAAAAGTTATTGGCGTATACAATCAAACCTCCAAGAATAACTGATACAAACACCGATGTTCCAGACAAATAAAAAATGATGTGCCTATTGAAGAAAATATAAGAATTAACAAGGGCAGTAACTTCTTTTATCTTATCATTCCTGATAATTTTACAGGAAACCTTCAATTAGAATACACAAGTTTTAACGTAATATATGAAGATCGCTACATTGAAAAATCAGAAGAGAAATTTTCAAACCTGTTTAATGACCTTGATGAAGATAAATATAGAACCATAAATCCGGGATTAGTCATCGGAAGTACAGAAGATCAGATTAAAGAGGAGGAAAGTGGTCAAGCAGCATTATTTATATTCCTTGGCCTGTTTTTAGGGCTCATCTTCATTATATCGAGCGCGGCTGTTATGGCATTGCAGCAGTTATCTGATGCAAGTGACAGCTTGGAACGCTATAAATCACTGAAGAAAATCGGTGTCACGGATAAAATGATAAACGGGGCTATATTAAAACAATGTTTCATCTATTTTATACTCCCTTTAGGTCTGGCTGTTATTCATTCCATTGTCGGACTCAAGGCGGTCAGTGGAATGTTCCATTTCAACTATGAAAGCATACTAATCAGTTCAGTGATCCTTGTCATCATTTATGGCGGGTATTTCTATGCAACATATGTCGGTGTGAAGAACATAGTTAAAGGCAGTAATTAGGTAACAAAATGCTTATAAATAAAAGAAGAACGAATTTCCATGTAAAGGGAATTCGTTCTTTTCAGTGTGCCCGGCATGCGCATGAACTATAGGGTGCAAGTCCCGAGCCCCGAAGACAGAAGTAGAGGTTAGCCAAGAGCAAGGGTGTCCGTGGTGACGCGGAATCTGAAGGAAGCTGGCGGCAAAACACCGGTCCGAGGAACACGAATCTCATATAAGGCTAGGTATGGCTGAGCGAGTTTGCTGAACAAAACAAAGCTCCTTCTGTCGAAGGTCATATCGAGTAAATGAGGCGGATAGACGGTGTGAAAGTGCATGCGCTTACCCGGGGAGGTCTGACAGAAATGCGAAGTACCCTTCATAACCTACTTGGTGACAAGTAGCTGAACTGTCAGAAGTCAGCAGAGGTCATAGTACAAGTAAGTCTAGAATTACTTGGAAGGACCGAACGATTAAGAGAGAATAGCCCTTGGCTTTCCAACTGGATGTATGAACACAGAAAACAGAGGAAACCTCACGCTTAGAAAGTAGTGGTGAATCCCACGAGGGTATTTGCGGAGGGTGTAGTCCAGTTGGGCAAAAGAAGAACAGCTATTCACGGAAAGGAACGAAATGGTGATGTTGAATCAAATTTTGGAACGGCAAAACATGATACAAGCATTAAAGCGAGTTGAAGCGAATAAAGGGAGCCATGGAGTAGATATGATGCCCGTACAAACCTTACGACAGCACATCCTCGAAAATTGGGATACCATTAAATCGAAGATTTTGGATGGAACCTATGAACCGCAACCAGTACGTCGAGCCGAAATCCCGAAACCAGACGGTGGCGTGCGTTTATTAGGGATTCCAACCGTAACAGACCGTTTGATTCAACAAGCCATCTCGCAGATTTTATCAAAGGAATATGACCAAACATTCTCGGATCATAGCTATGGGTTTCGCCCAAATCGAAGCGCTCATGACGCTATCCGAAAAGCGAAAAGCTATCTAAAAGAGGGACACCGATGGGTCGTTGATATGGACTTAGAGAAATTCTTTGACAAGGTCAACCATGACCGTTTAATGGCAACATTAGCGAAACGAATTTCAGATAAACCATTATTAAAACTTATTCGCAAATATCTCCAAGCCGGTGTCATGATAAATGGAGTAGTTTCAAGTACAGAAGAAGGAACACCACAAGGTGGCCCTTTAAGTCCATTACTTTCAAACATTGTGTTAGATGAATTAGATAAAGAATTAGAGAAACGTGGACTTAAAT is from Solibacillus isronensis and encodes:
- a CDS encoding aminotransferase-like domain-containing protein gives rise to the protein MTFIYAKPKSGYYVVDDHQTSVHQEIEIDFLSAGPDKRIMPYEDFQHCINQAIDHYKEQLFTYSDQQGLFSLRKELAKYLQHLQVFTKPDRLVITSGSQQALHILSAIPFPNGKKNVLIEQPTYFGMIDALQVNGITTFGIEVTMEGIDFEKLEKLFHTANIKFFYIIPRCHNPLGHHYTNAEKKKIVALAEKYDVYIVEDDFLAELDTDLKSDPLFAYEPNERVIYVKSFSKVFLPGLRIATVVLPKKMISSFVLNKFSADFNTSPLSQGALEIYLKNGMFQYHLEKVKKLYSTKMNLLLEACSLYLPKYVQFTKPESGFYLTIFLPSGIDVDKLIYMLHEKHIYVDNASRMFLSENRQKAIRLSISQVDENKIHLGIQQLASLIIDLYERRNYNPLSFKAYL
- a CDS encoding FtsX-like permease family protein, coding for MPIEENIRINKGSNFFYLIIPDNFTGNLQLEYTSFNVIYEDRYIEKSEEKFSNLFNDLDEDKYRTINPGLVIGSTEDQIKEEESGQAALFIFLGLFLGLIFIISSAAVMALQQLSDASDSLERYKSLKKIGVTDKMINGAILKQCFIYFILPLGLAVIHSIVGLKAVSGMFHFNYESILISSVILVIIYGGYFYATYVGVKNIVKGSN
- the ltrA gene encoding group II intron reverse transcriptase/maturase, which encodes MMLNQILERQNMIQALKRVEANKGSHGVDMMPVQTLRQHILENWDTIKSKILDGTYEPQPVRRAEIPKPDGGVRLLGIPTVTDRLIQQAISQILSKEYDQTFSDHSYGFRPNRSAHDAIRKAKSYLKEGHRWVVDMDLEKFFDKVNHDRLMATLAKRISDKPLLKLIRKYLQAGVMINGVVSSTEEGTPQGGPLSPLLSNIVLDELDKELEKRGLKFVRYADDCNIYVRTERAGLRVMKNVQRFIEGKLRLKVNEKKSAVDRPWKRKFLGFSFTFHKEPKVRIAKSSLVRMKKKIREITSRKMPYSMEYRIEKLNQYLIGWCGYFALADTHSIFKTLDSWIKRRLRMCLWKNWKKPRTRVRNLIRLKVPYGKAYEWGNTRKGYWRISNSPILHRTLGNSYWESQGLKSLQVRYETLRYSS